A genomic region of Plasmodium malariae genome assembly, chromosome: 14 contains the following coding sequences:
- the BDP2 gene encoding bromodomain protein 2, putative — MNSNNDEMSNFRNVSNNNNDMNNNIFDPHRNNNDINNINNDCVKNNNMNYSSLSNENTIDDNGYDINYFNDDDNDNNNCNHNNDSNHSIDNNNNTNEKGNSIGSDGNNKCHCVSHNLNDGIHFNRINNASDNCSYNDNNNNSNTNSNTNSNSNSNQTSNNIFLNCEEENITKSNVKNAFFNNVDDVRSFERGILYLTEDELTYISNAMNLLGFRFYEINCEKSKSEKRNTFTAISKRHLNEIKNLRCSLSNNIYDAGKRKSKKSFDKFYSKEEWSAITKENNNDKQKETNKKKIINNNNEDEKSTLLVKGDRRNTINEKNNNNVSNSTHSTLDLRGNNRQGSSSSLLANSKYHENEKIQQNKSNLTRKGGISKNEVDNSNNKNSNSNVNKNSHGTLTNAGKGKMSRYNSSSTCNNNNNNNKKGAPGAGGGKEMLKKRQRNSSNFHEDSTVEEYEQHKRTYKKRVYKTRNLWKNNCFKILHKLKKKEYCCWFLEPVNPELDGIPNYFNIIKNPMDFQTIENKLLNNKYNNPFEWQQDVRQIFFNAFTYHKVKNCVWNDAYKLAKEFDRLVKQNSKMESLLSEFTKNTNSVYLDMNKYNEILSNNYDYDDNISRSRNSSSSYSSNSSDNISSDNNNNKRNNTTNSRSNYHPAKRRNNNNMVKTGAGGGSGFMNSNVNTSSSNIVYPIHNKKGDKLYNTNKQTSNVSSKNTHEKFINNKKDNFSNLIKNNSNNNNNSNNSIEFEPPSIGTIPEPPGIQKIGINDKGLNNYQVNLLFKNLRRLAPNQRRAALEIIQDDLGILAENHMFDKFFTFDTDLLSIEKQKRIFLYINHMGRINLEQYKASLISSEQIPNCNIAKGKIPMKNINNNKNYMNNNNNNDHYDKRRANRYISSSSNSSDSSSSNSSDSSTFSTSSDDDSDTDSDSDMDSDSYDKKKVKRQLPSDKKKEMANNFLDNRRKSLPQYKPVDENKKNLEIREDVMGMHADFLASMDTPKNPQKNRKNSGSAWPEWKGQVIQQAILTQHQTNVPINKKELIAEGYDAKI, encoded by the coding sequence atGAATTCAAATAATGATGAAATGAGCAATTTTCGTAATgttagtaacaataataatgatatgaataataatatatttgatcCACATAGGAATAATAATgacattaataatataaataatgactgcgtcaaaaataataatatgaattacAGCTCTCtttcaaatgaaaatacGATTGACGATAATGGATATGACATAAACTATTTTAATGATGACGATAATGATAACAACAACTGTAATCATAACAATGATAGTAATCATAGCattgataataataacaataccAATGAAAAAGGTAACAGTATTGGCAGTGATGGTAACAACAAATGCCATTGTGTAAGTCACAACTTAAATGATGGCATCCATTTTAACAGAATAAATAATGCAAGTGATAACTGCAgttataatgataataataataacagtaatacaAATAGTAACactaatagtaatagtaacagtaatcAAACAagtaacaatatatttttaaattgtgaAGAAGAAAACATAACAAAAAGTAATGTAAAGaatgcattttttaataatgtagATGATGTAAGAAGCTTCGAAAGaggtatattatatttaacagAAGATGAGTTAACTTATATATCGAATGCAATGAATTTATTAGGATTTCgattttatgaaataaactGCGAAAAATCGAAATccgaaaaaagaaatacgtTCACAGCCATATCGAAAAGACAcctaaatgaaattaaaaatttacgtTGTTCTttatcaaataatatatatgatgcaGGAAAGAGAAAGTCAAAGAAATCTTTTGACAAATTTTATTCTAAAGAAGAATGGAGTGCTATTactaaagaaaataataatgataagcAAAAAGAGaccaataaaaaaaaaataataaacaataataatgaagaTGAAAAATCAACTCTTCTTGTAAAAGGTGATAGGAGAAACactataaatgaaaaaaataataacaatgttAGTAATTCTACTCATAGTACCCTTGACCTAAGAGGGAATAATAGACAGGGTAGTAGCAGTTCATTATTAGCTAACTCAAAATAtcatgaaaatgaaaaaattcaacaaaataaaagtaatttaaCTAGAAAAGGTGGAATTAGTAAAAATGAAGTagataatagtaataataaaaacagtaatagtaatgtTAACAAGAATTCACATGGTACTTTAACAAATGCTGGAAAGGGGAAAATGTCAAGATATAACAGTAGTAGTacttgtaataataataataataataataaaaaaggagcaCCCGGGGCAGGAGGTGGAAAGGagatgttaaaaaaaagacaaagaAATAGTAGTAACTTTCATGAAGATAGCACAGTTGAAGAATATGAACAACACAaaagaacatataaaaaaagagtttATAAAACAAGGAATCTatggaaaaataattgttttaAGATATTAcataagttaaaaaaaaaagaatattgtTGCTGGTTTTTAGAACCAGTAAACCCAGAATTAGATGGAATaccaaattattttaatataataaaaaatccAATGGATTTTCAAACAAtcgaaaataaattattaaataataaatataataatccTTTTGAATGGCAACAGGATGTTagacaaattttttttaatgctttTACTTATCACAAAGTCAAAAATTGTGTTTGGAATGATGCCTATAAATTAGCTAAAGAATTTGATAGGttagtaaaacaaaattccAAAATGGAAAGTCTTCTTTCCGAGTTCACAAAAAACACGAATTCTGTATATTTagatatgaataaatataatgaaatattatcgAATAATTATGATTATGATGATAACATTAGTAGAAGCAGGAATAGTAGTAGCAGTTATAGTAGCAATAGCAGTGATAATATTAGTtcagataataataataataaaaggaataacACTACAAATAGTAGAAGTAATTATCACCCTGCTAAAAgaaggaataataataatatggtCAAGACAGGAGCAGGTGGTGGTAGTGGATTTATGAATAGTAATGTGAATACATCTTCTAGCAATATTGTATATcctatacataataaaaaaggagataaattatataatacaaataaacagACATCAAATGTTTCTTCGAAAAATACTCATGAAaagtttataaataataaaaaggataatttctctaatttaattaagaataatagtaataacaacaataatagtaataattctATAGAATTCGAACCACCTAGTATTGGTACTATACCCGAACCACCGGGAATACAGAAAATAGGAATTAATGATAAaggattaaataattatcaagttaatttactttttaaaaatttaagaagATTAGCTCCGAATCAAAGAAGAGCCGCGCTTGAAATAATACAAGATGACTTGGGTATATTAGCAGAAAATCATATGTTTGATAAATTTTTCACTTTTGATACTGATTTATTATCTATAGAAAAAcagaaaagaatatttttatacattaacCATATGGGTAGAATTAATTTAGAACAGTATAAAGCTTCTTTAATATCTTCTGAACAAATTCCTAATTGCAATATtgcaaaaggaaaaataccCATGAAGAATATtaacaacaacaaaaattacatgaataataataataataatgatcaTTATGATAAACGAAGAGCtaatagatatatatcaTCGTCATCTAATTCTTCCGATTCATCATCGTCAAATTCGTCTGACTCATCTACCTTTTCAACATCAAGTGATGACGACAGTGATACAGATAGCGATTCTGATATGGATTCAGATTcctatgataaaaaaaaggtaaaaaggCAGTTACCaagtgataaaaaaaaagaaatggcaaataattttttagataATAGAAGAAAATCGTTACCACAGTACAAACCAgtagatgaaaataaaaaaaatttagaaattaGAGAAGATGTTATGGGGATGCATGCAGATTTTTTAGCATCTATGGACACACCAAAAAATCCCCAAAAAAATCGTAAAAACTCAGGCTCTGCTTGGCCTGAGTGGAAAGGACAAGTTATTCAACAAGCCATTTTGACTCAACATCAGACAAATGTTCCtataaacaaaaaggaaCTAATAGCTGAGGGTTATGACGCAAAAATATAG
- the PmUG01_14047700 gene encoding iron-sulfur subunit of succinate dehydrogenase, putative, protein MVKKNELRFTMNVLHYKSWYLYNKVGFFSSVKSPLINESIINNESLKNESEQTTKNKEQNQLKKFSIFRYNPQSNNKRPKMQTFEVDIDNCGPMVLDVLIKIKDEIDSTLSFRRSCREGICGSCAMNINGKNGLACLTEVNKNKKEVTEIHPLPNLYIMKDLVPDLTNFYNQYKSIDPWLKRKTKKEKGQKEFYQSIEDRKKLDGLYECIMCASCSTSCPSYWWNPEYYLGPATLMQAYRWIVDSRDEYTDERLMEVNDTMKLYRCHGIMNCSLCCPKGLDPAKAIRNMKELVQQKFSEENIKSHSIYVREKMGKTS, encoded by the coding sequence atggtaaaaaaaaatgagttgAGATTTACTATGAACGTATTACATTACAAATCAtggtatttatataataaagtagGGTTTTTTTCAAGTGTAAAGTCCCCATTAATTAATGAGtctataattaataatgaatCATTAAAGAATGAGTCAGAACAAACAACGAAAAATAAGGAACAAAATCagctaaaaaaattttccatatttagATATAATCCTCAAAGTAATAATAAGAGACCAAAAATGCAAACGTTTGAAGTAGATATCGATAATTGTGGGCCAATGGTTTTAGacgtattaataaaaataaaagatgaaATAGATTCTACTTTGTCTTTTAGGAGGAGTTGTCGAGAAGGTATATGTGGTAGTTGTGCTATGAAcattaatggaaaaaatggatTAGCTTGCTTAAcagaagtaaataaaaacaaaaaagaggTTACAGAAATACATCCCTTACCAAACTTATACATTATGAAGGATTTAGTGCCAGATTTAACTAATTTTTACAATCAGTATAAATCTATTGATCCATggttaaaaagaaaaacgaaaaaagaaaagggacaaaaagaattttatcaGTCTATTGAAGATAGAAAGAAATTAGATGGTTTATATGAATGTATTATGTGTGCTTCTTGTTCTACTTCATGCCCATCGTATTGGTGGAATCCCGAATATTATTTAGGACCTGCTACATTAATGCAAGCTTATCGATGGATTGTCGATAGTAGAGATGAATACACAGATGAACGTTTAATGGAAGTTAATGATACAATGAAATTGTATAGGTGTCATGGAATTATGAACTGTTCATTATGTTGTCCTAAAGGCTTAGACCCAGCCAAAGCCATAAGAAATATGAAGGAATTAGTTCAGCAAAAATTTTCggaggaaaatataaaatcacACTCCATTTATGTGAGGGAGAAAATGGGAAAAACCAGTTAG